The following proteins are encoded in a genomic region of Entelurus aequoreus isolate RoL-2023_Sb linkage group LG01, RoL_Eaeq_v1.1, whole genome shotgun sequence:
- the svbp gene encoding small vasohibin-binding protein: MEPACRKDKPKLNSTPTRGERSKQKSAQQELKQRQRAEIYALNKVMTELEQQQFETFSKQMQPPAE; encoded by the exons ATGGAACCTGCCTGTCGTAAAGACAAGCCAAAGCTCAACTCGACTCCAACCAGAGGGGAGCGATCGAAACAGAAATCTGCACAGCAAGAACTCAAACAGCGACAAAGAGCAGAG ATATAcgctttgaacaaggtgatgacaGAGCTGGAGCAACAGCAGTTTGAGACTTTCAGTAAACAAATGCAGCCGCCAGCAGAATGA